In Amycolatopsis coloradensis, one genomic interval encodes:
- a CDS encoding NAD+ synthase: protein MPQLRIALAQVNTTVGDLEGNAELTVEWTRKAAEAGAHVVVFPEMSLTGYPVEDLSLRPTFASASKQMVEALAKRLEDAGCGEVLTYIGYLDLDEAGPRDAAAALYRGEVVARQFKHHLPNYGVFDEHRWFKPGQELEIVRFHGVDVGMVICEDVWQDGGPISALGKAGVDLVVAPNASPYERAKDDIRLPLIARRAAEAGAPLVYTNQVGGQDDLVFDGDSIVVGADGRLLARAPQFVEHLLVVDTDLVAGGHTAEGEFEGLRVKRRVLSEEPVPAYTPRTESAISEPLSDEAEVWHALVVGLRDYVHKNGFSSVTFGFSGGIDSAVVAALAADALGGDNVYGVSMPSEYSSEHSKGDAEDLARRIGAHYRVEPIADMVKVYVEQLQLTGLAEENIQARVRGMLLMALSNQDGHLVLATGNKTELAVGYSTIYGDAVGAFAPIKDLFKTHVWHLAKWRNAEAEKNGETPPIPENSITKPPSAELRPGQLDSDSLPDYLMLDDILDDYIEGDRGYVDLVDAGFEPETIDRVVRMVDKAEYKRRQYPPGTKITFKAFGRDRRLPMTNGWREGTVVTPSAQRDLLPR from the coding sequence ATGCCGCAACTGCGCATCGCACTGGCCCAGGTCAACACCACCGTCGGGGACCTCGAAGGCAACGCCGAGCTCACCGTCGAGTGGACTCGCAAAGCCGCCGAAGCAGGCGCCCACGTCGTCGTCTTCCCGGAGATGTCCCTCACCGGCTACCCCGTCGAGGACCTCTCCCTCCGCCCGACCTTCGCCTCCGCCTCGAAGCAGATGGTCGAAGCGCTCGCCAAGCGGCTCGAAGACGCCGGATGCGGCGAGGTCCTCACCTACATCGGGTACCTCGATCTGGACGAGGCCGGCCCGCGTGACGCGGCGGCCGCGCTGTACCGCGGCGAAGTGGTCGCCCGCCAGTTCAAGCACCACCTGCCCAACTACGGCGTCTTCGACGAGCACCGCTGGTTCAAGCCGGGCCAGGAGCTCGAGATCGTCCGCTTCCACGGCGTCGACGTCGGCATGGTGATCTGCGAGGACGTCTGGCAGGACGGCGGCCCGATCTCCGCACTCGGCAAGGCCGGAGTGGACCTCGTGGTCGCCCCCAACGCTTCGCCCTACGAGCGGGCGAAGGACGACATCCGCCTGCCGCTGATCGCGCGCCGCGCGGCCGAGGCCGGGGCGCCGCTGGTGTACACGAACCAGGTCGGCGGCCAGGACGACCTCGTCTTCGACGGCGACTCGATCGTGGTCGGCGCGGACGGACGACTGCTGGCGCGCGCTCCGCAGTTCGTCGAGCACCTGCTCGTCGTCGACACGGACCTCGTCGCCGGCGGGCACACCGCCGAAGGCGAGTTCGAGGGCCTGCGGGTGAAGCGCCGAGTGCTCAGCGAGGAGCCGGTTCCGGCGTACACCCCGCGCACCGAGTCCGCGATCAGCGAGCCGCTGTCGGACGAAGCCGAGGTGTGGCACGCGTTGGTCGTCGGCCTGCGCGACTACGTGCACAAGAACGGCTTCTCGTCGGTGACGTTCGGCTTCTCGGGCGGCATCGACTCCGCGGTCGTGGCGGCGCTGGCCGCCGACGCGCTGGGCGGCGACAACGTCTATGGCGTTTCGATGCCTTCGGAGTACTCCTCAGAGCACTCGAAGGGCGACGCCGAAGACCTCGCCCGCCGGATCGGCGCGCACTATCGCGTCGAGCCGATCGCGGACATGGTCAAGGTCTACGTCGAACAGCTTCAGCTGACCGGCCTCGCCGAGGAGAACATCCAGGCCCGCGTCCGCGGCATGCTGCTGATGGCCCTGTCCAACCAGGACGGTCACCTGGTGCTCGCCACCGGGAACAAGACCGAACTCGCCGTCGGCTACTCGACGATCTACGGCGACGCCGTCGGGGCCTTCGCGCCGATCAAGGACCTGTTCAAGACGCACGTCTGGCACCTGGCCAAGTGGCGCAACGCCGAAGCCGAGAAGAACGGCGAAACCCCGCCGATCCCGGAGAACTCGATCACCAAACCACCGTCGGCCGAGCTGCGGCCCGGTCAGCTGGACAGCGACTCGCTGCCCGACTACCTGATGCTCGACGACATCCTCGACGACTACATCGAGGGCGACCGCGGCTATGTCGACCTGGTCGACGCGGGCTTCGAGCCGGAGACCATCGACCGGGTGGTGCGGATGGTCGACAAGGCGGAATACAAGCGCCGCCAGTACCCGCCGGGCACCAAGATCACTTTCAAGGCGTTCGGGCGGGACCGGCGGCTGCCGATGACCAACGGCTGGCGAGAGGGCACCGTCGTGACCCCCTCAGCTCAGCGCGACCTGCTTCCCCGCTGA
- a CDS encoding VOC family protein, producing the protein MSDLVLDHLVYAGPDLEEAVARVAELTGVTPVRGGRHVGFGTANYLADLGAGAYLEVVGPDPDQPEHIGPRPFGINELTAPTLITWAARADGIDEAIAEARQRGYDPGEASEMSRTTDDGELLTWRLTGAGGLDGLAPFLIDWGSTPHPTTRGLPSIPLLMVTGVHPEPAAVEAAVRALGMDMLVRRDMKPGLVAVLTNSAGKQVALS; encoded by the coding sequence ATGAGCGACCTCGTGCTTGACCACCTCGTCTACGCCGGGCCGGATCTCGAAGAGGCCGTCGCGCGCGTCGCCGAGCTGACCGGTGTCACGCCGGTACGCGGCGGAAGGCATGTCGGGTTCGGTACGGCCAACTACCTGGCCGACCTGGGCGCGGGTGCCTACCTCGAGGTGGTCGGCCCCGACCCGGATCAACCCGAGCACATCGGGCCGCGTCCGTTCGGCATCAACGAGTTGACCGCTCCCACCCTGATCACCTGGGCCGCGCGTGCGGACGGCATCGACGAGGCGATCGCGGAAGCACGCCAACGCGGTTACGACCCGGGCGAAGCGTCCGAGATGTCGCGGACCACCGACGACGGCGAACTGCTGACCTGGCGTCTCACCGGCGCAGGCGGTCTCGATGGGCTCGCGCCCTTCCTCATCGACTGGGGGAGCACCCCGCATCCGACGACGCGGGGACTCCCGTCGATTCCGCTGCTCATGGTCACCGGCGTCCACCCCGAGCCCGCCGCGGTCGAAGCCGCGGTCCGCGCGCTCGGGATGGACATGCTCGTCCGGCGTGACATGAAACCCGGCCTGGTGGCCGTGCTGACGAACTCAGCGGGGAAGCAGGTCGCGCTGAGCTGA
- a CDS encoding methylated-DNA--[protein]-cysteine S-methyltransferase, with amino-acid sequence MTAPGYSVFGTAIGDCGIAWSERGVVAVQLPEGSEEKTRARLTARLPEATESTPPGEIQRAIDGIVSLMDGKRTDLTGVGLDYEGVPDFHHRVYEFIRTIPAGKTLTYGDIANILGMPGGAQAVGQAMGRNPFPIIVPCHRVLAAGGKDGGFSARGGVATKRRMLVIEGALADEPTLF; translated from the coding sequence ATGACGGCACCGGGCTACTCCGTGTTCGGCACCGCGATCGGCGACTGCGGCATCGCGTGGAGCGAACGCGGGGTCGTCGCGGTCCAGCTCCCCGAGGGCAGTGAAGAGAAGACGAGGGCGCGACTGACCGCGCGCCTTCCCGAGGCGACCGAATCCACACCGCCGGGCGAGATCCAGCGCGCGATCGACGGGATCGTCTCGTTGATGGACGGCAAGCGCACGGACCTCACCGGCGTCGGCCTCGACTACGAAGGAGTACCGGACTTCCACCACCGGGTCTACGAATTCATCCGCACCATCCCTGCGGGCAAGACGCTGACCTACGGCGACATCGCGAACATCCTCGGTATGCCCGGCGGCGCGCAGGCCGTTGGGCAGGCCATGGGCCGGAACCCGTTCCCGATCATCGTGCCGTGCCACCGCGTGCTCGCCGCGGGTGGCAAGGACGGCGGCTTCTCCGCGCGCGGAGGGGTCGCCACCAAGCGCCGGATGCTGGTCATCGAAGGCGCTTTGGCGGACGAACCGACGTTGTTCTAG
- a CDS encoding DinB family protein, with translation MAGNVPPVADEREGLLAYLEQQRHVLRIAAHGLTEEQARAVPTKSSLSVGGLIKHTAFTEDGWIDILLQKPSKPMDEAMKEYEAGYVMTPEETVESVLARYDEVARRTSDVIAGIADLGQPVPVPKGVPWYPQDVDAWSVRWVLLHLIEETARHAGHADIIREHIDGATAIPLMAAAEGWPETPWLKPWSPAQNS, from the coding sequence ATGGCTGGAAACGTTCCCCCGGTCGCCGACGAACGCGAAGGTCTCCTCGCCTACCTTGAGCAGCAGCGCCACGTTCTGCGGATCGCGGCGCATGGCCTCACCGAAGAACAGGCCAGAGCCGTCCCGACCAAAAGCTCGCTGAGCGTCGGTGGCCTGATCAAGCACACCGCGTTCACGGAAGACGGCTGGATCGACATTCTGCTCCAGAAGCCTTCGAAGCCGATGGACGAAGCGATGAAGGAGTACGAAGCCGGCTACGTGATGACGCCGGAAGAGACGGTCGAAAGCGTCCTCGCGCGCTACGACGAGGTCGCTCGCCGCACTTCGGACGTCATCGCCGGCATCGCCGACCTCGGCCAGCCGGTCCCGGTGCCGAAGGGCGTGCCCTGGTATCCGCAGGATGTCGACGCGTGGTCGGTCCGCTGGGTGCTGCTCCACCTCATCGAGGAGACCGCGCGCCACGCCGGGCACGCCGACATCATCCGCGAGCACATCGACGGCGCGACGGCGATCCCGCTGATGGCCGCTGCGGAAGGCTGGCCGGAAACGCCCTGGCTCAAGCCCTGGTCACCGGCCCAAAACAGCTAG
- the lysX gene encoding bifunctional lysylphosphatidylglycerol synthetase/lysine--tRNA ligase LysX, translating to MANPVGRVTPWKARAGGIVATLVQLAAVFSVILLLAGGVKGPVLRTGDIAFSALSIPTNASLVIVLLLVVLGAALRRRKRAALYTLLLFQVGGLAVTLAFQAALLWWPELLKLGPWQVRHIPHQVWVLAIADLISLGMIAFLWILRPAFPARLAPGAWRDGLTVLFGGLAAVILVGWGLSEAFPGRLADTWARFAWVVNHTTGENIQLRRVGIGEGPAWLDLVLDLSATAVATAALYTLFRGVRSRRLRTDEEELRVRRLLAEHGEDDSLGYFATRREKSVVFSPNGRAAVAYRVLAGTSVASADPIGDPDAWPDAVRAWLNEARTYGWTPGVLGASERGAKVYADAGLRALEIGDEAVLDVRDFSLAGPERRSVRQAVKRIERAGYTTKVRRHSEIPAEEMAKLLLHAQQWRGAETERGFSMALGRLGDPSDGRSVMVEAYDAKGELRGMLSFVPWGRRGLSLDLMRRDRDAENGLNEYMVAEVVAASSHLGAQRISLNFAMFRAVFSEGERIGAGPVLRAWRSVLSMASRFFQLESLYRSNAKYGPDWEPRFLCYSSARRLPRVGIVAGALEGFVPTGRSGRALKLETVTDDFVAEVHRIEANAATPAPKQVRRPDQVRVRMAKLDRLREAGIDPYPVGFAREDLLGDVVSKFGDLGPDTHTGHRVRVAGRVLAIRNLGGLCFARVKDFSGEIQLMFDASVLDPGGWRRGVDLGDHVGVSGQVVTSRRGELSVLVDEWTVTAKSLHPLPDKRKGLTDPETRVRQRYLDLAVNPDSTAMLRMRSTVVRAVRERLHQGDYLEVETPMLQTVHGGANARPFITHINAYDMRMYLRIAPELYLKRLCVAGVERVFELNRNFRNEGVDATHNPEFTMLEAYQAYADYNTMRTLTRELVQCAAEAAYGAQVVRRPGPDGTVVEYDISGDWPVIPVHEAVSAALGEKIDASTSVAELQRFCRAAGVPVNEEAGHGDLVLKAHEHLVEGATVLPTFYTDYPTDVSPLTRQHRVDPRLAERWDLIAFGSEVGTAYTELTDPLEQRRRLEAQSLRAASGDVEAMELDEDFLLALEHGMPPTGGLGIGVDRLLMMLTGASIRQTVLFPFVRPQG from the coding sequence ATGGCAAACCCAGTGGGCCGAGTCACGCCGTGGAAGGCGAGGGCGGGCGGGATCGTCGCCACCCTCGTGCAGCTCGCGGCCGTGTTCTCGGTGATCCTCCTGCTCGCCGGCGGTGTGAAGGGGCCGGTGCTCAGGACGGGTGACATCGCCTTCTCGGCCTTGAGTATCCCGACGAACGCGAGCCTCGTGATCGTCCTGCTGCTCGTCGTCCTCGGTGCCGCGCTCCGCCGCCGCAAACGCGCCGCGCTTTACACGCTGCTGCTGTTCCAGGTCGGTGGATTGGCGGTGACGCTGGCGTTCCAGGCCGCGCTGCTGTGGTGGCCTGAACTGCTGAAACTCGGTCCGTGGCAGGTTCGGCACATCCCGCACCAGGTGTGGGTGCTGGCCATCGCCGACCTGATCTCCCTCGGCATGATCGCGTTCCTCTGGATTCTGCGTCCGGCGTTCCCCGCCCGGCTCGCGCCTGGCGCGTGGCGCGACGGGCTCACCGTCCTGTTCGGTGGCCTGGCCGCGGTCATTCTCGTCGGCTGGGGCTTGAGTGAAGCCTTTCCCGGACGTCTCGCCGACACCTGGGCGCGCTTCGCCTGGGTCGTCAACCACACGACCGGTGAGAACATCCAGCTCCGCCGGGTCGGCATCGGTGAAGGACCAGCCTGGCTCGACCTTGTGCTCGATCTCAGCGCGACAGCCGTCGCGACGGCCGCGTTGTACACGCTCTTCCGCGGCGTGCGTAGCCGTCGCTTGAGGACAGACGAGGAAGAACTGCGTGTACGTCGCCTTCTTGCCGAACACGGCGAAGACGACTCTTTGGGTTATTTCGCCACCAGGCGTGAGAAGAGCGTCGTCTTCTCGCCCAACGGCCGTGCCGCCGTGGCCTACCGCGTGCTCGCGGGCACCAGCGTCGCGAGCGCGGACCCCATCGGCGACCCCGACGCCTGGCCCGACGCCGTCCGCGCCTGGCTGAACGAAGCGCGCACCTACGGCTGGACTCCCGGCGTGCTCGGCGCGAGTGAACGCGGTGCGAAGGTCTACGCCGACGCGGGCCTGCGTGCGCTGGAAATCGGTGACGAAGCCGTCCTCGACGTCCGTGACTTCAGCCTCGCCGGGCCGGAACGACGCTCGGTCCGCCAAGCGGTCAAACGGATCGAACGGGCGGGATACACCACGAAAGTCCGGCGGCACAGCGAAATCCCGGCCGAGGAAATGGCCAAGCTGCTGCTGCACGCGCAGCAGTGGCGCGGGGCGGAAACCGAGCGCGGGTTCTCGATGGCGCTCGGCAGGCTCGGCGATCCGAGCGATGGTCGCAGCGTGATGGTGGAGGCGTACGACGCCAAGGGCGAACTTCGCGGCATGCTGTCGTTCGTGCCGTGGGGCCGTCGCGGTCTGTCCCTCGACCTGATGCGACGTGACCGCGACGCCGAAAACGGCCTCAACGAATACATGGTCGCGGAGGTCGTCGCGGCGAGCTCACACCTTGGCGCACAACGGATTTCGCTGAACTTCGCGATGTTCCGCGCGGTCTTCTCCGAGGGCGAGCGGATCGGCGCGGGCCCGGTGCTGCGCGCATGGCGCAGTGTCCTCAGCATGGCGTCGCGCTTCTTCCAGTTGGAATCGCTCTATCGGTCCAACGCCAAGTACGGTCCCGACTGGGAGCCACGTTTCCTGTGCTACTCCTCGGCTCGACGGCTGCCGCGGGTCGGCATCGTCGCCGGCGCGCTGGAAGGATTCGTCCCGACAGGACGGTCGGGACGAGCGCTGAAACTGGAGACCGTCACCGACGATTTCGTCGCCGAGGTCCACCGCATCGAAGCGAACGCGGCCACTCCCGCGCCGAAACAGGTGCGGCGCCCCGATCAGGTCCGGGTGCGGATGGCGAAGCTGGATCGCTTGCGGGAGGCCGGGATCGACCCCTACCCGGTCGGTTTCGCCCGAGAGGACTTGCTCGGCGACGTTGTTTCGAAGTTCGGTGATCTGGGCCCGGACACCCATACCGGTCACCGGGTTCGAGTCGCGGGCAGGGTGCTCGCGATCCGTAACCTCGGCGGGCTGTGCTTCGCACGGGTCAAGGACTTCAGCGGTGAGATCCAGCTGATGTTCGACGCTTCCGTGCTGGACCCGGGTGGCTGGCGGCGTGGTGTCGACCTCGGCGACCACGTCGGCGTGAGCGGGCAGGTCGTGACGTCCCGGCGCGGTGAGCTTTCCGTGCTCGTCGACGAATGGACCGTCACGGCGAAAAGCCTGCATCCGTTGCCGGACAAGCGAAAAGGCCTCACCGACCCGGAGACGCGGGTGCGGCAGCGCTACCTGGACCTCGCGGTGAACCCGGATTCGACGGCGATGCTGCGGATGCGCTCGACCGTGGTGCGCGCCGTACGGGAACGGCTGCACCAGGGTGACTACCTCGAAGTCGAGACGCCGATGCTGCAGACCGTGCACGGCGGCGCCAACGCCCGCCCGTTCATCACGCACATCAACGCCTACGACATGCGGATGTACCTGCGGATCGCCCCGGAGCTGTATCTGAAGCGGTTGTGCGTGGCCGGCGTCGAGCGCGTTTTCGAACTGAACCGGAACTTCCGCAACGAAGGCGTCGACGCGACGCACAACCCCGAATTCACCATGCTGGAGGCGTACCAGGCGTACGCCGACTACAACACGATGCGGACGCTGACTCGGGAACTAGTGCAGTGCGCCGCGGAAGCCGCGTACGGCGCGCAGGTCGTTCGCCGTCCGGGGCCGGACGGGACGGTCGTCGAGTACGACATCTCCGGTGACTGGCCGGTGATCCCGGTGCACGAAGCCGTCTCGGCGGCGCTGGGAGAGAAGATCGACGCGAGCACCTCGGTCGCCGAACTACAGCGGTTCTGCCGCGCGGCGGGAGTGCCGGTGAACGAGGAGGCCGGGCACGGCGACCTCGTGCTGAAGGCCCACGAGCACCTGGTCGAAGGCGCGACCGTGCTGCCGACGTTCTACACCGACTACCCGACCGACGTCTCGCCGCTGACCCGGCAACATCGCGTGGACCCGCGGCTGGCCGAGCGCTGGGACCTGATCGCGTTCGGCTCCGAGGTCGGCACGGCCTACACAGAGCTGACCGACCCACTCGAACAGCGGCGGCGGCTGGAGGCCCAGTCGCTGCGCGCGGCGAGCGGGGACGTCGAGGCGATGGAGTTGGACGAGGACTTCCTGCTCGCGCTCGAACACGGCATGCCGCCGACCGGCGGGCTCGGCATCGGTGTCGACCGGCTGCTGATGATGCTGACCGGAGCGTCGATCCGGCAGACCGTGCTGTTCCCGTTCGTCCGGCCGCAGGGGTAG
- the panB gene encoding 3-methyl-2-oxobutanoate hydroxymethyltransferase: MSATEKDSGELAAPYGTGAAPQTTSGKKVRVHHLRDMKERGETWPMLTAYDMYTAALFDEVGIPVLLVGDSASNNVFGYDTSLPVTVEELLPLVRAVTRSVKRALVVADLPFGSYQLSPQQALETSVRFMKEGRAHAVKLEGGRKFAPHVEALTSAGVPVMGHIGFTPQSEHNLGGYRVQGRGEAAEALLADALALEEAGAFAVVMEMVPAEAAKRITHELKIPTVGIGAGPDCDAQVLVWQDMAGLRRGKTPRFVKKYADLAGVLAGAASAFAEDVRRGEFPAPEHSFHD; encoded by the coding sequence ATGTCTGCCACCGAAAAGGATTCCGGCGAGCTCGCGGCTCCGTACGGAACCGGCGCGGCGCCCCAGACCACATCTGGGAAGAAGGTCCGCGTACATCACCTTCGGGACATGAAAGAGCGCGGCGAAACCTGGCCGATGCTCACCGCCTACGACATGTACACCGCCGCGCTGTTCGACGAAGTGGGCATTCCCGTGCTGCTCGTCGGGGATTCCGCGTCGAACAACGTCTTCGGTTACGACACTTCACTTCCGGTCACCGTCGAGGAACTGCTTCCGCTGGTCCGCGCGGTGACCCGATCGGTGAAGCGGGCGCTGGTCGTCGCCGATCTACCGTTCGGTTCGTATCAGCTTTCGCCGCAGCAGGCGTTGGAGACGTCGGTGCGGTTCATGAAGGAAGGCCGCGCGCACGCGGTGAAACTCGAAGGCGGACGGAAATTCGCTCCGCACGTCGAGGCACTGACGTCGGCCGGCGTCCCCGTGATGGGACATATCGGATTCACACCGCAGAGTGAACACAATCTGGGCGGCTATCGAGTCCAGGGGCGCGGTGAAGCGGCCGAAGCGCTGCTCGCCGACGCGCTCGCCCTGGAGGAAGCCGGCGCCTTCGCGGTCGTCATGGAGATGGTGCCCGCCGAAGCGGCGAAGCGGATCACGCACGAACTGAAGATCCCGACCGTCGGCATCGGCGCCGGGCCGGACTGCGACGCGCAGGTGCTCGTCTGGCAGGACATGGCCGGACTTCGACGCGGCAAGACCCCTCGCTTCGTGAAGAAGTACGCCGACCTCGCCGGCGTGCTGGCGGGGGCCGCGTCGGCGTTCGCGGAGGACGTCCGGCGAGGCGAGTTCCCGGCTCCGGAGCACTCGTTCCACGACTGA
- the pip gene encoding prolyl aminopeptidase: protein MDDLYPPIHVRAEGMLDVGDGHRIYCQEAGNPDGKPVVVLHGGPGSGISSMARRHFDPEAYRIILFDQRGAGRSTPHIGTPDVDLSVNTLWHLVSDMEKLRERLNLDQWQLFGGSWGVTLALAYAETHPSRVSEIILRGVFTVRRSELDWIYNGGAANLFPREWEAFLAPIPEDRRDDPLSAYRELVYHPDRAIRERAAIAWSTWEGAIVCLRPDPAFRNQYASPDFAVTFARLALHYFCHGAWLKEGQLIREAGKLTGIPGVIVQGRYDAVCPPVTAYELHRAWPDSKLELVEAAGHAVTDPGMLAALREATDSFRST from the coding sequence ATGGACGACCTGTACCCGCCGATCCACGTGCGCGCCGAGGGCATGCTCGACGTCGGCGACGGGCACCGGATCTACTGCCAGGAAGCCGGGAACCCGGACGGCAAACCCGTGGTCGTCCTGCACGGAGGCCCTGGTAGCGGCATCTCCTCCATGGCGCGGCGGCATTTCGATCCCGAGGCCTACCGGATCATCCTGTTCGACCAGCGCGGCGCCGGCCGCAGCACTCCGCACATCGGCACGCCGGACGTCGACCTGTCGGTCAACACCCTCTGGCACCTCGTCTCGGACATGGAAAAACTGCGCGAACGGCTGAATCTCGACCAGTGGCAGCTCTTCGGCGGCTCGTGGGGCGTGACCCTCGCCCTCGCCTACGCCGAAACCCACCCGAGCCGCGTCAGCGAGATCATCCTGCGCGGCGTCTTCACCGTCCGCCGCAGCGAACTCGACTGGATCTACAACGGCGGCGCCGCGAACCTCTTCCCCCGGGAGTGGGAAGCGTTCCTCGCCCCGATCCCCGAAGACCGCCGCGACGACCCGCTGTCTGCGTACCGCGAGCTCGTCTATCACCCCGATCGGGCGATCCGGGAGCGCGCCGCCATCGCGTGGAGCACCTGGGAAGGCGCGATCGTCTGCCTGCGCCCGGACCCGGCCTTCCGCAACCAGTACGCCTCCCCGGACTTCGCGGTCACCTTCGCGCGGCTCGCGCTGCACTACTTCTGCCATGGAGCGTGGCTGAAGGAAGGACAGTTGATCCGGGAGGCCGGGAAGCTCACCGGGATCCCTGGCGTGATCGTGCAGGGGCGTTACGACGCGGTGTGTCCTCCAGTGACGGCTTACGAGCTACACCGGGCTTGGCCGGACTCGAAGCTGGAACTGGTGGAGGCGGCGGGGCACGCGGTGACGGATCCGGGAATGCTGGCGGCACTTCGGGAAGCGACGGATTCTTTCCGGTCGACGTGA
- a CDS encoding SUKH-3 domain-containing protein, giving the protein MTEISGRPRAAGLQDALRNAISVEVGSVDVDAACVRYREEDYGVTPWLREFLENYSELTVEWSYRNDSGIATTGLTTVVDCALSVSRRNVRNDIRRIGKTVLPVGLASETEDRILLAEDGEILIAGDAGTQRVANGFEAAMRALIANDWDKTYLFSSNIPPGIA; this is encoded by the coding sequence ATGACCGAGATAAGTGGAAGGCCTCGTGCGGCTGGCCTGCAAGATGCGTTGAGGAATGCGATCTCCGTCGAGGTGGGATCGGTCGACGTCGATGCTGCCTGCGTTCGATATAGAGAAGAAGACTACGGTGTGACACCGTGGCTGCGGGAGTTCCTTGAAAATTACTCTGAACTTACTGTCGAATGGAGTTATCGGAATGACTCGGGAATTGCCACAACTGGACTTACCACGGTGGTCGATTGTGCGCTGTCGGTGTCGCGTCGGAATGTCAGGAATGACATCCGGCGCATTGGGAAGACGGTCCTGCCGGTAGGATTGGCAAGCGAAACGGAAGATCGAATACTTCTTGCTGAAGATGGAGAGATACTGATCGCCGGCGATGCCGGCACTCAGAGAGTTGCGAACGGATTCGAAGCTGCCATGCGCGCACTCATTGCCAATGATTGGGATAAAACCTACCTCTTTTCGTCGAATATTCCCCCCGGCATAGCCTGA